The Salmo salar chromosome ssa06, Ssal_v3.1, whole genome shotgun sequence genome window below encodes:
- the LOC106601903 gene encoding dexamethasone-induced Ras-related protein 1 has protein sequence MIPVPGRNMEVNTTEKVVYLSVDGTTDTFSSCATAGHPQTQLSMNYNVEQTISTQLPNVKVTGVNCQSPTIFMQFKKVSSMTKASKGIFNTVTEHWRHTDKKTRVVRSSSTGTTQATSSERFPKRRSFDPLATLTLPDQTPCTAPLEEMRLTKPRNCRRVVLLGAPRVGKTNILRRFLRDGFEEQYEPTAEDFHRKLYQIRGETYQIDILDAAKERDFPARRRLSILTGDIFLLVFSVDDRDSFKEVYTLRKEIIAAKTKLMKLKENARVPIVICGNKVDLEAERVISRLEMFQALGEDTALFETSAKDSTSLEEMFQALVKLGGLPTETRPSQHREISIRTYQALSTSRSRCGRRSRALVPDAPCGAVYPLARRPSFNSDLQRVMGPSPTKRSKPIEKCQIQ, from the exons ATGATCCCCGTGCCTGGAAGGAACATGGAGGTGAACACAACAGAGAAAGTAGTCTACCTTTCCGTTGATGGCACCACCGACACGTTCAGCTCTTGTGCCACTGCCGGGCATCCACAGACCCAGCTCAGCATGAACTATAATGTTGAACAAACGATTTCCACCCAGCTTCCCAATGTTAAAGTCACAGGTGTCAACTGTCAATCACCTACAATCTTCATGCAATTCAAAAAGGTCTCGAGCATGACCAAGGCAAGTAAAGGGATCTTTAATACGGTCACTGAGCACTGGAGACACACGGACAAGAAGACGAGGGTGGTCCGGTCTTCCAGCACGGGGACCACTCAGGCTACATCCTCAGAAAGGTTCCCAAAAAGAAGATCCTTCGACCCGCTAGCGACGTTGACCCTCCCGGACCAGACTCCATGCACCGCGCCACTGGAGGAGATGCGCCTCACCAAGCCCCGTAACTGCCGGCGCGTTGTACTACTCGGCGCGCCCAGAGTGGGCAAGACGAACATTCTCAGGCGGTTCCTGCGCGACGGGTTCGAGGAACAGTACGAGCCGACAGCAGAAGACTTCCACAGGAAGTTGTACCAGATCCGAGGAGAAACCTATCAGATTGATATCCTGGACGCAGCGAAGGAGAGAGACTTCCCCGCTAGACGGAGGCTGTCCATACTGACAG GTGACATATTTCTCCTGGTgttcagtgtggatgacagagaCTCCTTCAAAGAGGTGTACACACTGCGCAAAGAGATAATAGCAGCCAAGACCAAGCTGATGAAGCTCAAAGAGAATGCCCGGGTTCCCATAGTGATATGCGGCAACAAAGTGGACTTAGAGGCGGAGAGGGTCATCAGTCGTCTGGAGATGTTCCAAGCTCTTGGGGAGGACACGGCGCTCTTCGAGACATCAGCCAAAGACAGTACCAGTCTAGAAGAGATGTTCCAAGCCCTTGTCAAGCTAGGCGGTCTCCCTACCGAGACGCGTCCGTCGCAGCACCGCGAGATCTCCATACGTACCTATCAGGCGCTGAGCACCAGCAGAAGCCGTTGCGGCAGACGTAGTCGTGCGTTGGTTCCAGACGCGCCATGCGGTGCGGTGTACCCACTGGCCCGCCGCCCCAGCTTTAACAGCGACCTACAGCGGGTAATGGGCCCCAGCCCCACTAAACGGAGCAAACCCATAGAGAAGTGTCAAATTCAATGA